The Sorangiineae bacterium MSr11954 DNA segment TTTGTGCGCCACGGCGAGCGCCCGGGCCACGTCGGCGAGCTCCGCGACGCGCGTCGCCGCTGGGACCGAAGCATCTCCGACCGCTTCGCGCAGCGTCCGGCCCAAGACGAGCTCCATGACGATGAACGGCGTTCCCTCGTACTCGCCGACGTCGAAGATGGAGACGGCGTTGGGGTGGTCGAAGGCAGCCGCCGCGCGCGCCTCGCGGAGGAGGCGAGCGTTGGCCTCGGCGTCGGCCCGTTCGTCGCGCTGCCCGTCGGAGATGACCTTGAGAGCCACACGCCTCCCGAGCCGCGTGTCATGGGCGCGGTAGACGCATCCCATCCCTCCCTGCCCGAGTGGCGCCTCAATCGTGTAGCGCTCGAACGTGTCGCCCGGCTTCAGCATAGGGCGGAAGCATAGTCGATGCGCGCCTCGTGCGCCGAGGGCCGAGCACGGGCTCGTGAGGATCATGCCCGCGTCCGGGCGTGGAGGACGCGGCGAACGCGATTTCGCTCGCTCGGCTCCTCGACGCCGCGGCGCAATTTTCTATGTCCTCACGCCGCAATGGGGTCGACCTACGCCGCCGCCCTCCCATGAGGAGAACCAGCTCGCCGAGATGCATGAGGGGGCGAGAACGTCTTCGGCATCGCAGTCATTTGCTCCCAGTCCTTCAGTACCGCGTTGCCCGTAGAATCATGAAGACGGTCCTCGCTCGAAGCGATATGGGCCCGAGCTTGGACGCTATTCGAGCTGGAAAACGGCGAGCGCCTCAGCGCCCGCGATCGATACGGATGAAGGTGTCTGCGCCCGTCGTGAAAGCCTCGAAGATGTCGAGCTGCCGATTCGCGGCGCCCGCCTCTTCGACCGGGCCCGTGCGTCGTTCGCTTGCAGCCACATGCCAGAGGGTCTCCAGGCGATCGTGTCGCAAGAGCCCGGTCCATGCCGCCACGATGGGACCACCAGCCAGGCAGAACGTGAGCCGATCCGCCGCATGAAATCCGCTCACCCGGATCCGTGCGTCCTTGATGCCGCCGTCCACCGCAGAGGTGAACCACCCCGCGATGTTCCCGCCCTCATCGCTGGTGATATCGAGGATCGATCCGTATTGGTTTTTCCACGTGCCAGTCCAGTTCATGCAGTCAAGCTCCTGATCATGGGTTGTACGCGCGACATGGAGCCCTCCGCAGCCTTCGTCAAGGGCCGGTTTCTCGCGCGATCGCCGCGGTGCGATGCACGCATCGATCCGCTTCTTCTGCCAACCCACGCAGGCGTCACTTGGCGCGGTACGCCGCCACGTCGATCACGGCATCGGAGCGATTCGGCCGCGATCGGTAATCCTCGGGATATGTGAAATTTAGGCATTGACCTAAGTATCTGCGTGCGCAATGGTTATGCACATGCCTAACTATCGTGGCGCACCGCGCATGGCACGGCGCGAGCTCCTCACCGTGGCGGGGGCGAGCATTCTGGCCGCATGCAGCGACCCGCTGGCGAAGATCGCCCCGCGCACCGAAGGTGGCTCCACCCGCGAGGTACTCGCCCCCTACGTGGAGCGCGGCGAGGTTCCCGGGCTGGTCGCGCTGGTCGCGCGGGGCCATCGCGAGGAGCTGCTCGTCATGGGGACGACGGCGCAGGGCTCGCGCGGCGCGGTGGAGGCGGACACCATCTTCCGGATTACGTCCATCACGAAGCCTCTCACCGCCACGGCGGCCATGATGCTGATCGGAGACGGCAAGCTCGCGCTCGACGAGCCCGTTGCGCGCTGGCTCCCCGAGCTATCGCATCCCAAGGTGCTCGAGCGAATCGATGGCCCGCTCGACCGGGTCGTGCCTGCGGCACGCGCGATCACCGTGCGCGACCTCCTCTCCTGCCGCATGGGTGCGGGCCTTCTGTTCGACGCCGAACGGTACCCGATTCAGAAGGCCACCGAGGAGCTCTTGGGCGAGGCGATGCCCGCACCGGCCAAACTCATTGCGCCCGACGAGTGGCTCGGCCGATTTGCGACATTGCCGCTGATGCATCAACCCGGTGAGCGCTGGATGTACAACACGAGCGGCATGGTCCTCGGAATTCTCATGGCGCGGGCGGCGCGAATGCCCCTCGATGCCATTTTGCGCGAGCGCCTCTTCGGGCCACTCGGGATGCATGACACCGATTTCAGCGTACCCGCGTCGAAGCTCCATCGATTCACGGCCAGCTACCTGGCCGACCCCAACACCGGCGCGCTGTCGCTCTACGATCCGCCCGAAGGGCAGTGGGCCCGGCCGCCGCTCCACCCGAGCGGCGGCGAAGGCCTGGTGTCCACGGCGCCCGACCTCCTGCGATTCTCCCGATTCCTACTCGCTCGGGGCACGTTCGGTGGCAAACGTCTGCTCTCCGAAGCGGCGGTCGAGCAAATGACGCACGACGTATTGACGCCGGAAAATAAGGCCTTCGGCGCCATGGTACCGGGGTACTTCGACCACCACGGCTGGGGGTTCGGCATGGCGGTCGTCACCGCGCGCGACGATCAACACATGCCTCCCGGGAGCTACGGTTGGGACGGTGGGCTCGGCAGCACGTGGTACGCCGACCCGAGCACGAACACCACCGGTATCCTCCTCGCGTCGCGCGCGTGGACGAATCCGTCACCCCCGCGGATGTTTCAGGAGTTCTGGCGTCACGTCTATGTCTGATGCCATTTAATTGCAAACGCGACGGATATCGTGGTTGGCCAACGGGCGTCGCCTATGACGTGGGACGATTTCGTCGGTAAGAGCAAATTCTGAGACGTGAGCGCGTAGATAGGCAAAGACCCAGCCGCGGCCGATGCCGTTCGCCGCCCCGCGCCCCGTCGGCACGTTGCCAGACGTCACGCGTTGCGCGCCACGCGTGCCCGGTGATGTCCGATAATGAGCTGGTGCATCGCACATTTTGATCCGAGATCGTCCACGGCTCGAATTAGGCAATTCGGCTGCACGAAGAAAGCACCCGCGCGCCGCATGGTAACCACGCCGCGGTTCATAGCGGGACGCAGCGATAGTACGCGACGCCATCCGACATGAACGCATCGGGGCGCGACCACTCCGCGGCGGTCGCCGTGAAATCGACGCGCGCGGCGTGGTTCGAGGAGAGGAAGCCGGCGGCCGTCGCGTCCGTGGGCACGTCCTTGTAATCGTCGTAGCGCAAGAGCGCATAACGCCGGCCGGAGACGAGCCCCGATACCGTGACCTTGGCGTGGAGCTGCACCGGCGCCTCGCCCTTGGAGACATTGGGCTCGTCGTTTCGGTCGACGGACAGCCGAACGGGCAGGGTCGCAGCGCGTTCGTCCACGATTCCGGTCACCGCGGTGCCGTAATCGACGTCGCGC contains these protein-coding regions:
- a CDS encoding beta-lactamase family protein, whose amino-acid sequence is MPNYRGAPRMARRELLTVAGASILAACSDPLAKIAPRTEGGSTREVLAPYVERGEVPGLVALVARGHREELLVMGTTAQGSRGAVEADTIFRITSITKPLTATAAMMLIGDGKLALDEPVARWLPELSHPKVLERIDGPLDRVVPAARAITVRDLLSCRMGAGLLFDAERYPIQKATEELLGEAMPAPAKLIAPDEWLGRFATLPLMHQPGERWMYNTSGMVLGILMARAARMPLDAILRERLFGPLGMHDTDFSVPASKLHRFTASYLADPNTGALSLYDPPEGQWARPPLHPSGGEGLVSTAPDLLRFSRFLLARGTFGGKRLLSEAAVEQMTHDVLTPENKAFGAMVPGYFDHHGWGFGMAVVTARDDQHMPPGSYGWDGGLGSTWYADPSTNTTGILLASRAWTNPSPPRMFQEFWRHVYV
- a CDS encoding avidin/streptavidin family protein, whose amino-acid sequence is MNWTGTWKNQYGSILDITSDEGGNIAGWFTSAVDGGIKDARIRVSGFHAADRLTFCLAGGPIVAAWTGLLRHDRLETLWHVAASERRTGPVEEAGAANRQLDIFEAFTTGADTFIRIDRGR